In Nitratiruptor sp. YY09-18, a single window of DNA contains:
- a CDS encoding methylenetetrahydrofolate reductase, translating to MFEELLHKLRNGRYISLETTPGHLPTINNIIEKIDQRNLYKKVDAFTTTDNPLAKLKYNAIMAAMRLQEKFKKPVIATMSMRDRNKLALQSDLLGANDFDVRAILALTGDPAKISDQPNTKGCFEGDSTLLLDIIKCFNAGIDYAGREFSIKPKKIYPFAVSNAYAKNPKTLQKRLRKKIEHGALGVITQPVFDIENVKNLLAMFDEVRNEFEGERQNAQLILGLFPITKLKTAQFLASHVPGINVPRFWIDELYKAHKDGEEKEYDVGFNLSKELFEEILNIHPKIHLMTANRFEVAHALLYS from the coding sequence ATGTTTGAAGAACTCTTACATAAATTGCGTAATGGCAGATATATCTCCCTAGAGACTACTCCTGGACACCTTCCAACAATCAACAATATTATTGAAAAAATAGACCAACGCAATCTTTATAAAAAAGTAGATGCATTTACAACTACCGACAATCCCCTTGCAAAGCTCAAATACAACGCTATTATGGCTGCTATGAGGCTGCAAGAGAAATTTAAAAAACCTGTCATTGCTACAATGAGTATGCGCGATCGCAATAAGCTTGCTCTGCAATCAGACCTTTTGGGTGCGAATGATTTTGATGTGCGTGCAATACTTGCCCTAACAGGCGACCCAGCAAAAATCAGTGACCAACCAAATACGAAAGGGTGTTTTGAAGGAGATAGCACACTCTTGCTTGATATTATAAAGTGCTTTAATGCTGGAATCGATTATGCTGGAAGAGAGTTTAGTATCAAACCAAAAAAAATTTACCCGTTTGCAGTGAGCAATGCCTATGCAAAAAATCCAAAAACATTGCAAAAAAGATTGAGAAAAAAGATCGAACATGGCGCTCTTGGAGTAATCACCCAGCCAGTCTTTGATATAGAAAATGTCAAAAATCTGCTTGCGATGTTTGATGAGGTGCGCAACGAGTTTGAAGGGGAGCGTCAAAATGCACAACTTATCCTTGGACTCTTTCCAATAACAAAACTCAAAACTGCACAGTTTCTCGCCTCACATGTACCAGGTATCAATGTCCCTCGTTTCTGGATTGATGAACTCTACAAAGCCCACAAAGATGGAGAAGAAAAAGAGTATGATGTAGGTTTTAATCTCAGCAAAGAGCTCTTTGAAGAGATTCTAAACATCCATCCAAAAATTCACCTCATGACTGCAAACAGATTCGAGGTTGCACATGCGCTTCTTTATAGTTAG